In Borrelia duttonii Ly, the sequence ATTATATTTGAATATAAATGACTATGAAAAAGCAATTGGTGCACTTGAAAAAGAAGGTAATAATGGTAATGATGAATTTAATAACGAAAAAGAGTATTTGAAACAAGCAATTCAATCATTTTTTGCAGAAGATGATAAAGGACTACGTGCTGTAACACTAGCTATTTATAAAGACACAGCAGAAGCAAAAGGGATCAAAGAGCTATTCAAAAGAAGTAGAAATTCTTTTATTGTATTCATCAATACTTATGCAAGTAATAATGATGGTGGTGATGGTCTTACTATTTACAAAGATGATTATGCCAATTTCAAAGACCCCGCTCACTTCTTTGTTTTTGTAACTAAAGAATCTGAAGTGAAAGAATTGTTCAAAAATGGTTCAAACTCTAAATCTAAAATTATTGTTATTCATTCTAAAGGAACTCAACAATTACATTTGAGATTTGTATCTAAATATTTACATAAAGAAGGGATTTGTCTTGATTCTAGCCCTATAGACGAAATTTTTACTTATGACTATATCAAATATGAATTTATCGCGGAACTCATTAGAATATGGAATTTGAATAATAGACAAAATAGTAAATTATCAGCGCTTCAACTATCAGGACAAAGAGATACTGCTTATAGTGCGGCTATTTCATGCAAACTGAAAGAGTTTGTTGATGCAGGTATAATTGTTTCTTATTCTAAGCTCAAAATACAAATATCGTCAAGTGCTTCACTAAAACTATTCTTATCACTAAGTATTACTTATAACTATTCTATGAAGGGAGTGGTACTTAATATCACAACACAAGATATACAAAGTTATCAAAATAGTTTAAAGGAGGTTGAATAATGAATCAGGTTTACAGCTTAACGAAAATATTTTTCTCAATCAAAGATAAGCAAATTCAAAGTGGGAAATTAGAACTTACTAGTGAACCTACAACAAGAGCTGTATCTAGTACTGAAGATATGGGACTTCCGGTAGTTAGTTTTAGAGACCCTAAAACTATTACTTTCATATTCAATGTTGAAGTAACTATTGGATCTTACGATTATAAGCAACTAACAGATATGTCTCAAAATCAATTTTACAATGTAGAAGAAAGTACGCACGAAAAACTGCTAAAACTTGTATTCAATGACTTTGAAAACATTCATATTGTATCTAATCATGTGAAATTAGAGCTATTAATTGCAAAGTAAAAAAAACTAAATAAGTAAAATCAAGGAGGCTATATGATTCAACTTTACAAAATGAATATTTTAACTAAAAAAGAAACACACACATTCGATGTAAAAGTATTACCTGTGTATCAATGGGATTCTATATTAGGTTTTTCACAAAATTATGGTATTGACAAACTCAATAATATTGATTATCTCAGGACAATAACAAACATTATGATCAAACCCGACTTTTTAGACAAATTTTACTTCATTTTAGATGATAATAGAAAATATATTTCTTACTACAAGGATTATCTTGTAGCAATACTGTATTCAATTCAATTCGATACATTTACCTTAGAAGAAGACTTCAAAAAACCAAGTCTTGTTTACTTAAGTCATTATCTCAATACTGATGGTGGATTTGTAAAATTTGACTATATTAACGATAGTTGGAATTATGAACAAGTAATACAAAATATCGATTCACAAGAAACAGAATTTTAAGGGTATACGCCTATGAAAGTGAACAAAAGAAGCGATATTCTTCAAGAAATAACACACTCATATTTCAAATTCCTTGAAAACGCAAAAAAAGACAAATATCACTTCCCCGTTATGATGGGTATTTGTAGCTTTAATGAAGTAAAAACTCTGAATTATAAAGACTTGATGGAGGTGAACAAAATATCAGATTTGAAACTTCAAATGAAGATATATGAAATGTCTCTATCTAGAGGAATATTATGAATAACACTGGATTTACCATTAAGTTCAAAGGTGTACTTGATCATGCTTCAACCAAAAAGTCTTTAGAAAAAGATATATCTATCCTTGAAAAAGTTCTAAAACCCAAAAGAACAAGAC encodes:
- a CDS encoding DUF787 family protein, producing the protein MPSDTISVNLTHSRLDLNQVSYYTPLLIYKCSKIKLNTASPKNKILYLNINDYEKAIGALEKEGNNGNDEFNNEKEYLKQAIQSFFAEDDKGLRAVTLAIYKDTAEAKGIKELFKRSRNSFIVFINTYASNNDGGDGLTIYKDDYANFKDPAHFFVFVTKESEVKELFKNGSNSKSKIIVIHSKGTQQLHLRFVSKYLHKEGICLDSSPIDEIFTYDYIKYEFIAELIRIWNLNNRQNSKLSALQLSGQRDTAYSAAISCKLKEFVDAGIIVSYSKLKIQISSSASLKLFLSLSITYNYSMKGVVLNITTQDIQSYQNSLKEVE
- a CDS encoding DUF1463 family protein, translating into MNQVYSLTKIFFSIKDKQIQSGKLELTSEPTTRAVSSTEDMGLPVVSFRDPKTITFIFNVEVTIGSYDYKQLTDMSQNQFYNVEESTHEKLLKLVFNDFENIHIVSNHVKLELLIAK
- a CDS encoding DUF1473 family protein, producing MIQLYKMNILTKKETHTFDVKVLPVYQWDSILGFSQNYGIDKLNNIDYLRTITNIMIKPDFLDKFYFILDDNRKYISYYKDYLVAILYSIQFDTFTLEEDFKKPSLVYLSHYLNTDGGFVKFDYINDSWNYEQVIQNIDSQETEF
- a CDS encoding DUF1322 family protein, giving the protein MKVNKRSDILQEITHSYFKFLENAKKDKYHFPVMMGICSFNEVKTLNYKDLMEVNKISDLKLQMKIYEMSLSRGIL